One Pomacea canaliculata isolate SZHN2017 linkage group LG9, ASM307304v1, whole genome shotgun sequence DNA segment encodes these proteins:
- the LOC112571533 gene encoding protein rolling stone-like isoform X1, with translation MCYLEMAGCVATLRKEFRLRNFGFSGVKKERFCMPIWQVPFVFYLIYRFVLMVYVIFWLGYTSHFHGSNLEIWGAYLTNWTYTLLTVYMIVHCLVVSYYYVCTFCGQDRYMYSFCRRMNVEYHTSIFAEQSERMEHEHECVVGEEPETEVLLVGTVSFVNRPPWYMCITWVLFSAVSTGAVMVTIVFFAFLFPVMKGASVMSLENVQLHLLNSVIILLENFITGIPCRLLHVVYPILYGLLYLLFSLIYWAVDHSHVMYPILDWNKPGPTVGFVFLIGFVFIPIIYTFFFLLYRLKMSVFHLLYRRANL, from the exons ATGTGT tatCTAGAGATGGCTGGTTGTGTGGCAACACTGCGTAAGGAATTTCGCCTCCGTAACTTTGGCTTCAGTGGTGTGAAGAAGGAAAGATTCTGCATGCCAATA TGGCAGGTACCATTTGTTTTCTACCTGATCTACCGTTTTGTGCTGATGGTGTATGTCATCTTCTGGCTTGGGTATACATCTCACTTTCATGGAAGTAATCTTGAAATTTGGGGTGCATACCTGACTAACTGGACCTACACATTGCTGACAGTGTACATGATTGTCCACTGCCTAGTGGTCTCCTATTACTATGTTTGCACTTTCTGTGGTCAGGATCGTTACATGTACAGCTTCTGTAGAAGAATGAATGTTGAGTACCATACAAGCATTTTTGCAGAGCAGAGCGAGAGAATGGAGCATGAGCATGAGTGTGTTGTTGGTGAAGAACCTGAGACCGAAGTTTTGTTGGTAGGCACAGTCAGTTTCGTTAATAGACCACCATGGTACATGTGCATTACCTGGGTACTTTTTTCAGCAGTGTCCACTGGTGCTGTCATGGTGACTATtgtttttttcgcttttttgtTTCCAGTAATGAAAGGAGCATCGGTAATGTCTTTAGAAAATGTACAGCTTCATTTGCTGAACTCTGTTATCATACTTCTTGAGAACTTTATAACTGGTATACCTTGCAGACTTCTCCATGTTGTGTATCCCATACTTTATGGGTTATTGTATCTTCTTTTCAGTTTGATTTACTGGGCAGTTGACCACAGTCATGTCATGTACCCTATCCTAGACTGGAACAAGCCAGGACCAACTGTGGGCTTTGTATTTTTGATAGGCTTCGTCTTCATTCCCATcatatatacttttttcttccttctgtacCGACTGAAGATGTCAGTTTTCCACTTGCTTTATCGCAGAGCAAATCTATAA
- the LOC112571533 gene encoding protein rolling stone-like isoform X2 → MAGCVATLRKEFRLRNFGFSGVKKERFCMPIWQVPFVFYLIYRFVLMVYVIFWLGYTSHFHGSNLEIWGAYLTNWTYTLLTVYMIVHCLVVSYYYVCTFCGQDRYMYSFCRRMNVEYHTSIFAEQSERMEHEHECVVGEEPETEVLLVGTVSFVNRPPWYMCITWVLFSAVSTGAVMVTIVFFAFLFPVMKGASVMSLENVQLHLLNSVIILLENFITGIPCRLLHVVYPILYGLLYLLFSLIYWAVDHSHVMYPILDWNKPGPTVGFVFLIGFVFIPIIYTFFFLLYRLKMSVFHLLYRRANL, encoded by the exons ATGGCTGGTTGTGTGGCAACACTGCGTAAGGAATTTCGCCTCCGTAACTTTGGCTTCAGTGGTGTGAAGAAGGAAAGATTCTGCATGCCAATA TGGCAGGTACCATTTGTTTTCTACCTGATCTACCGTTTTGTGCTGATGGTGTATGTCATCTTCTGGCTTGGGTATACATCTCACTTTCATGGAAGTAATCTTGAAATTTGGGGTGCATACCTGACTAACTGGACCTACACATTGCTGACAGTGTACATGATTGTCCACTGCCTAGTGGTCTCCTATTACTATGTTTGCACTTTCTGTGGTCAGGATCGTTACATGTACAGCTTCTGTAGAAGAATGAATGTTGAGTACCATACAAGCATTTTTGCAGAGCAGAGCGAGAGAATGGAGCATGAGCATGAGTGTGTTGTTGGTGAAGAACCTGAGACCGAAGTTTTGTTGGTAGGCACAGTCAGTTTCGTTAATAGACCACCATGGTACATGTGCATTACCTGGGTACTTTTTTCAGCAGTGTCCACTGGTGCTGTCATGGTGACTATtgtttttttcgcttttttgtTTCCAGTAATGAAAGGAGCATCGGTAATGTCTTTAGAAAATGTACAGCTTCATTTGCTGAACTCTGTTATCATACTTCTTGAGAACTTTATAACTGGTATACCTTGCAGACTTCTCCATGTTGTGTATCCCATACTTTATGGGTTATTGTATCTTCTTTTCAGTTTGATTTACTGGGCAGTTGACCACAGTCATGTCATGTACCCTATCCTAGACTGGAACAAGCCAGGACCAACTGTGGGCTTTGTATTTTTGATAGGCTTCGTCTTCATTCCCATcatatatacttttttcttccttctgtacCGACTGAAGATGTCAGTTTTCCACTTGCTTTATCGCAGAGCAAATCTATAA